One Vicugna pacos chromosome X, VicPac4, whole genome shotgun sequence DNA window includes the following coding sequences:
- the CLCN5 gene encoding H(+)/Cl(-) exchange transporter 5 has translation MAMWQGAMDNRGFQQGSFNSFQSSSSDEDLMDIPETAMDFSMRDDVPPLDGDIEEDKSYNGGGIGASNRMMDFLEEPIPGVGTYDDFNTIDWVREKSRDRDRHREITNKSKESTWALIHSVSDAFSGWLLMLLIGLLSGSLAALIDISAHWMTDLKEGVCTGGIWFNHEHCCWNSKNVTFEDRDKCPEWNSWSQLIISTDEGAFAYIVNYFMYVLWALLFAFLAVSLVKVFAPYACGSGIPEIKTILSGFIIRGYLGKWTLMIKTITLVLAVSSGLSLGKEGPLVHVACCCGNILCHCFNKYRKNEAKRREVLSAAAAAGVSVAFGAPIGGVLFSLEEVSYYFPLKTLWRSFFAALVAAFTLRSINPFGNSRLVLFYVEFHTPWHLFELVPFILLGIFGGLWGALFIRTNIAWCRKRKTTQLGKYPVVEVLVVTAITAVLAFPNEYTRMSTSELISELFNDCGLLDSSKLCDYENRFNTSKAGELPDRPAGVGVYNAMWQLALTLILKIVITIFTFGMKIPSGLFIPSMAVGAITGRLLGVGMEQLAYYHHDWAIFNSWCSQGADCITPGLYAMVGAAACLGGVTRMTVSLVVIMFELTGGLEYIVPLMAAAMTSKWVADALGREGIYDAHIHLNGYPFLEAKEEFAHKTLAMDVMKPRRNDPLLTVLTQDSMTVEDVETIISETTYSGFPVVVSRESQRLVGFVLRRDLIISIENARKKQDGVVSTSIIYFTEHSPPMPPYTPPTLKLRNILDLSPFTVTDLTPMEIVVDIFRKLGLRQCLVTHNGRLLGIITKKDVLKHIAQMANQDPDSILFN, from the exons AGGACAAGTCGTACAATGGTGGAGGAATAGGTGCTTCTAACAGGATGATGGACTTCTTGGAGGAGCCAATCCCTGGTGTGGGGACCTATGATGATTTCAATACAATTGATTGGGTGAGAGAGAAGTCTCGAGACCGGGATAGGCACCGAGAG ATTACCAATAAAAGCAAAGAGTCAACATGGGCCTTAATTCACAGTGTGAGCGATGCTTTTTCTGGCTGGCTGTTGATGCTGCTTATTGGGCTTTTATCAG GTTCCCTAGCTGCCTTGATCGACATCTCGGCTCATTGGATGACAGACTTAAAAGAAGGTGTATGCACAGGGGGAATCTGGTTTAACCACGAACACTGTTGCTGGAACTCAAAGAATGTCACCTTTGAAGACAGAGACAAATGTCCAGAGTGGAATAGCTGGTCCCAGCTCATCATCAGCACAGATGAG GGAGCCTTTGCCTACATAGTCAATTATTTCATGTACGTCCTCTGGGCTCTCCTGTTTGCCTTCCTTGCCGTCTCTCTTGTCAAGGTGTTCGCACCTTATGCCTGCGGCTCCGGAATCCCTGAG ATAAAAACTATCTTGAGTGGGTTCATTATTCGGGGCTATTTGGGTAAGTGGACCCTGATGATCAAAACCATCACACTGGTGCTGGCAGTGTCATCTGGTTTGAGCCTGGGCAAAGAGGGCCCCCTAGTGCACGTGGCTTGCTGCTGTGGGAACATCCTGTGCCACTGTTTCAACAAATACAGGAAGAATGAAGCCAAGCGCAGAGAG GTCTTGTCTGCTGCAGCGGCTGCTGGTGTATCTGTAGCCTTTGGGGCACCTATcggtggagtattattcagcctggAAGAG GTCAGCTACTACTTTCCCCTCAAAACGCTGTGGCGTTCATTTTTTGCTGCTTTAGTGGCAGCGTTTACTCTCCGCTCCATCAATCCGTTTGGGAACAGCCGCCTGGTTCTCTTTTATGTAGAGTTTCACACCCCATGGCATCTCTTTGAGCTCGTGCCGTTCATTCTGCTGGGCATATTTGGTGGTCTGTGGGGAGCTTTGTTTATCCGCACAAACATTGCCTGGTGCCGGAAGCGGAAGACCACGCAGCTGGGCAAGTATCCTGTAGTAGAGGTACTTGTCGTGACAGCCATCACTGCCGTCCTGGCTTTCCCCAACGAATACACCCGAATGAGCACAAGTGAGCTCATTTCTGAGCTCTTCAATGACTGTGGCCTTCTGGACTCCTCCAAGCTCTGTGATTATGAGAACCGTTTCAACACAAGCAAGGCAGGCGAGCTGCCCGACCGACCAGCTGGTGTGGGAGTCTACAATGCAATGTGGCAGCTGGCTTTGACACTCATACTGAAAATTGTCATCACTATCTTCACCTTTGGCATGAAG ATCCCTTCTGGCCTCTTTATCCCTAGCATGGCTGTTGGTGCTATCACAGGTCGACTTTTGGGAGTAGGGATGGAACAGCTGGCTTATTACCACCATGACTGGGCCATCTTCAATAGCTGGTGCAGTCAAGGAGCGGATTGTATCACCCCTGGCCTTTATGCGATGGTTGGAGCCGCAGCCTGCTTAG gcgGGGTGACTCGTATGACCGTTTCTCTTGTCGTCATAATGTTTGAACTAACTGGTGGCTTGGAATACATTGTGCCTCTGATGGCTGCGGCCATGACAAGCAAGTGGGTGGCAGATGCCCTTGGACGGGAGGGCATCTATGATGCCCATATCCATCTCAATGGATACCCCTTTCTGGAAGCCAAAGAAGAGTTTGCTCATAAGACCCTGGCCATGGATGTGATGAAACCCCGGAGAAATGATCCTCTGTTGACTGTCCTTACTCAGGACAGTATGACCGTGGAAGACGTAGAGACCATCATCAGTGAAACCACTTACAGTGGCTTCCCCGTGGTGGTGTCCCGGGAGTCCCAAAGACTTGTGGGTTTTGTCCTCCGAAGAGATCTCATTATTTCAATTG AAAATGCTCGAAAAAAACAGGATGGAGTTGTGAGCACTTCTATcatttatttcactgagcattcTCCTCCAATGCCACCATACACCCCACCTACCCTCAAGCTTCGGAACATTCTGGATCTCAGCCCCTTCACTGTGACTGACCTGACGCCCATGGAGATCGTGGTGGATATCTTCCGCAAGCTGGGACTGCGGCAGTGCCTGGTGACACACAATGG gcGATTGCTCGGAATCATTACCAAAAAAGATGTGCTAAAGCATATAGCCCAGATGGCGAACCAAGATCCTGATTCCATTCTCTTCAACTAG